Part of the Heterodontus francisci isolate sHetFra1 unplaced genomic scaffold, sHetFra1.hap1 HAP1_SCAFFOLD_1010, whole genome shotgun sequence genome is shown below.
ctgaattcccgattggatttattagtgactgtcttatatttatggcccctagttttgggctTGCCCCAAAAGTTAAAACATTGAGCGGAATCTTACCAGCACCAAGAATGTGGATTTGGAGGCAGAGGCGAGAGTAAATTTGAAAAGTAGCGTGTCGGGTCAGCTCCCCAATGCGTTCCTGCCCCCATGCGCAATATGGGCAAATAATTAGGCTGATTTACATGCAATTTGGAACAGTTGAACAGAGAGCTAGTCGATCTTTAAttctttattttttgtgtttattttattttagtttgttagtttgtttctactgtgcctacccactgtgtttttttcatgtttgggcttgtggctgttcagttttcagtccattaacaccctatctgtacaaatgttttgtctttcagcacaccattaacatattgtttgcctttgctccatgaccttctggtcagctattctgtgaccttgtcctatcaacaccttctcctttgttatctcttgccccactcccactttacttgcttaaaatcttttacatttcttatatctgccaattctgaagaagggtcactgccctgaaacgttaactctgcttctctctccacagatggtgccagaccaactgagtatttccagcgtttcctgTTTTTATAACTTTGAACCTCTGGCAGGTTGATGTCCAAAGGTCTCACACAGGATCAGACAGTAGGGCCTGTGCATTTGTTGCATGTCCTAATCAGTGAGGGGATTGCTCTGATTACTGTATTATAACCCTGCAGTGAAATACATACACATATACATCGCCATCCACATCCCCTGCTGCAATAATATCCCGCGTGGGGTGAAAAGCTATCGTATTTACAATAGCATCGAAGGTGATGTCTTCTGGAGTCTCTCTTACTCTGGGCTCTTTCACCTCCTCCTTGTCTTCAGAACTATCCTGTCAGAAGCAAAAGGTTGGAGCTGAGGATAGTCACTCCCAGGAATATGGTGAACTGCAGCAAATCACAGGGCCTCATACAATCCAAAGTTACAAGACCACTAAGCTAAGACAAGAGCCATCAACAAGCAGTCCAGCTGATGTTTGCCCGTTGGCTCTGTGCAATCAGAGATACTGAGCAGTATAATCAGTACAGCATTGACCTTTCACCTGGGATTTAGCCAGCCCAGATGGGTGCGATTaaactctcctccatctctctgccAGTTGTAAGGGTCCTTGGTGAAATTGTTTGGATAGTTTCTACCCAGCTTCTAATGAGGGTGTACAAATATGTCCAAAATTTGTTCTCCATTTCACTTGTGCTTTATTGTGCATCTAATCCTGTTTATATTTGGCTTTGGCATGTTTGTTTGTGCAGCATGAAAGGTTCAGAGATAGGGATGCTTGGTGACACTCTGTACCTTAATCCATCCTGCAGCTGATCTCAAAATTGTTTGAATAAAAAAGAGAAataaaatggccagcactgacatcaGTCAACTTGACAAACTGAAGCACCAGCCATGGTTCAGCAGCAGCATTCAACCTCCgagtcagaagatcatggattCAAGCCCTACCCAGGGACCTGACAATCTAGGCTGAAACTTCAgtacaatattgagggagtgctgagacattaaaccaagatcccatctgccTCAAAGGATGGGACAGTGTAGGCCACTTCCAGTAGTTGAGGGGTAAAGGAGGAAGGGCCATAGGTACAAGATTAATTGTAAGAGATTTAGGATAgagcaggagaaacttcttcagagttgtcagtctgtggaatttacttccagggttagtgactgagGTAGAAACGacatcaacattcaagattagattggacagGTGGATGAAAGAGAAGGGGTGCAAGGATATGGGAACAGGTCGGGCAAATGTGATTaggactaaaaacagaaaatgctggaaatactcaggaggtcaggcagcatctgcagagcgaggaacagagttaacatttcgactCAGGCAGGACTCTTCAGAACCGAAGGTAGAAATGTGATGGTTTTATGCTGTTGAACGGGGGACGGGGAAGGGGAGGACGaacgaaagggaaggtctgtgatagggcaggaaagattaaatgacaaagatgtcatggaacaaatggcaaagggagtgctaatagttgtgttaaaggacaaagcatttgtccaggataatgaacagctctgtccaaaagcaacaaCATGAAAGATCAGCATGTggttaaaaaaaatcaaagtgggggtcatggtctgaaattattggacCCAATGTTGAGaggactgtagagtgcctaatcggaaaatgagatgctgttcctggaaCTTGCATGATCTTCACGGGAacacagcaggctgaggacagaaacatGGGCGTGAGaccaggtggtgaattaaaatggcaagcaaccggaa
Proteins encoded:
- the LOC137360565 gene encoding WD repeat-containing protein 55-like codes for the protein MAAPTAAENVQEHSGVCEAGQVAALTSEDSSEDKEEVKEPRVRETPEDITFDAIVNTIAFHPTRDIIAAGDVDGDVYVYVFHCRVIIQ